Proteins encoded within one genomic window of Carassius carassius chromosome 22, fCarCar2.1, whole genome shotgun sequence:
- the LOC132098572 gene encoding plexin-C1-like: MRRLLGILVILKYCICGDVHDFDGDIKDFVVGNSKLFVLTDHRLYQMRHDLTEEKRKDITNATEHNRVNILLPFDANSTLIMCGTFKEGYCEVLDINDITKSIYYESNLLIGPRQDEKSVAFIAGTSSSRYLLVGKKDEDAKPQDTRYSVVILCNTLQSQFGGIFSRIADGSDLMIQSTVRDVEFVDGFQRVSPSESYLFLNTKTDSERKVLVLWMNSSKGKKLEIIKSLQASMILCCSDKARPVLVASTVIPSVNRVIWAGVFSAQNQQDPENSALALYDISHVKGRVKGFCSYGENPCGSESDTELQPLSVVFKYSSMSAVAAVRSGSWIVLFIGTSDGQLIKLVLDENFTPGCPTVLFISDDERAVFPRMHFDQVDFKYIYIALKKQLRRMSVVSCAKYITLKDCRAALDPLCGWCVNTQRCSTQDECSNTSWVSIPKNSLQTRLFSFQIAENSSRKITLHLSLSLESTGNPAFSCTFTKGSVNLCDGSDPPAVFPNCSCSFSDHILYTGGLRVSATVTIEDQTITDTLTLRNCSGIKDNSPNSSYTKCVQCVSSGCHWSSSSKCCDLTHGHGLQLHTQKPEILSLKPNKVSFHGRNNVLLRGRNLESVTKIRIQADLECIPKESPVFDRSSDMLRFHIPPSGTKGTVKVCVVTPDDRCHGSSIITYSSQPSCTGIQPTVSWSSHNGFTHHQHSSDTREISPVSGSWAAVQLSAVRSVS; the protein is encoded by the exons ATGAGAAGATTACTTGGAATTCTtgtaattttgaaatattgcatttGCGGTGATGTGCATGACTTCGATGGAGATATCAAGGACTTTGTAGTTGGTAACAGTAAGTTATTTGTTCTTACTGATCATCGACTATATCAGATGAGACACGATCTTACTGAGGAGAAGAGGAAAGACATCACTAATGCCACTGAACACAACAGAGTTAACATTCTGCTGCCTTTTGATGCCAACAGCACCTTGATAATGTGTGGGACATTTAAAGAAGGATATTGTGAGGTTCTTGATATAAATGATATTACGAAAAGTATTTACTATGAAAGTAATCTACTGATAGGACCTCGACAGGATGAGAAATCTGTTGCCTTCATAGCCGGTACAAGTAGCAGTAGGTACCTTTTGGTTGGGAAAAAAGACGAAGATGCAAAACCTCAAGATACCAGATATTCTGTTGTTATCTTGTGTAACACTTTACAGTCTCAATTTGGTGGGATTTTCTCAAGAATAGCGGATGGATCAGATCTCATGATTCAGAGCACTGTGAGAGATGTGGAGTTTGTTGATGGATTCCAGAGAGTTTCACCCTCAGAATCCTACTTATTTCTGAACACAAAGACTGACTCCGAGAGGAAAGTGCTCGTCCTGTGGATGAACAGCTCTAAAGGAAAAAAGTTAGAAATAATCAAATCTCTACAGGCTTCAATGATACTATGCTGCAGTGATAAAGCTCGTCCAGTGCTCGTCGCCAGCACCGTTATTCCCTCAGTGAACAGAGTTATTTGGGCAGGTGTGTTCAGTGCACAGAATCAGCAGGATCCGGAGAACAGCGCGCTGGCTCTGTACGACATCAGTCATGTTAAAGGACGAGTGAAGGGCTTCTGCTCTTATGGTGAAAATCCATGTGGTTCTGAG aGTGATACTGAACTTCAGCCGCTCTCTGTGGTGTTCAAGTACAGCTCAATGTCAGCAGTGGCAGCAGTTAGAAGTGGATCCTGGATTGTGCTGTTCATAGGAACCAGTGATGGTCAACTCATAAAG CTTGTGTTGGATGAGAATTTCACTCCAGGCTGTCCAACAGTGCTGTTCATATCTGATGATGAGCGAGCAGTGTTTCCCAGAATGCACTTTGatcaagtagatttcaaatataTCTACATTGCCCTGAAGAAACAG TTAAGAAGAATGTCTGTGGTTTCGTGTGCTAAATACATCACTCTGAAAGACTGCAGAGCTGCTCTGGATCCTCTCTGCGGCTGGTGTGTGAACACACAAAG ATGTTCTACTCAAGATGAATGTTCAAATACTTCATGGGTGTCCATCCCAAAAAACTCTCTCCAGACACGGCTGTTTTCTTTTCAGATAGCAGAGAATTCTTCTAGAAAG ATTACTCTACATCTTTCATTGAGTCTGGAGAGCACAGGAAATCCTGCCTTCTCATGTACCTTCACTAAAGGAAGTGTAAACCTGTGTGACGGGTCTGATCCACCTGCAGTTTTCCCAAACTGCTCCTGTAGTTTTTCTGATCACATTCTATACACTGGAG GTTTAAGAGTCTCTGCTACAGTTACTATTGAGGATCAGACAATCACAGATACACTGACGCTGAGGAACTGCTCTGGTATCAAAGATAATTCACCAAATTCTTCTTACACAAA GTGTGTGCAGTGTGTCTCATCTGGGTGTCACTGGTCCTCTTCCTCCAAGTGTTGTGATTTGACACATGGACATGGGCTGCAGTTACACACACAG aaGCCAGAGATTCTGTCTCTGAAGCCGAACAAGGTTTCTTTCCATGGCAGAAACAATGTTTTACTAAGAGGAAGGAACCTGGAATCTGTTACTAAAATCCGTATTCAAGCGGATCTGGAGTGCATTCCTAAAGA ATCTCCAGTGTTTGATCGCTCCAGTGACATGTTAAGGTTCCACATTCCTCCCAGTGGAACTAAAGGAACAGTGAAAGTGTGTGTTGTTACTCCTGACGACCGTTGTCATGGTAGCAGCATCATCACTTACAGTTCTCAGCCCAGCTGCACTGGAATACAGCCCACAGTCAGCTGGAGCAG TCACAATGGTTTCACCCATCACCAGCACAGCAGCGACACCCGTGAAATTTCACCAGTCAGTGGCAGCTGGGCAGCCGTGCAGCTGTCTGCAGTACGTAGTGTCTCATAG